The Hydrogenophaga crocea genome contains a region encoding:
- a CDS encoding universal stress protein, with protein MYKRILVATDGSKLSQKAVDHALSLADMTGAEVVALKVVPRYPQSYFEGGVALPASEVARVEKQWHDEAMATVTAIKSAGQKREVKVKPVTAKGDLVSEAIIGTAKRQKCDLIVMASHGRRGIKRLLLGSETQQVLTHSHVPVLVLR; from the coding sequence ATGTACAAGCGCATTCTGGTCGCCACCGATGGCTCGAAACTTTCGCAGAAGGCCGTGGACCACGCCCTGTCGCTGGCCGACATGACCGGTGCCGAAGTCGTGGCGCTCAAGGTGGTGCCGCGCTACCCGCAGTCGTACTTCGAGGGCGGCGTGGCGCTGCCGGCCAGCGAGGTGGCGCGCGTGGAGAAGCAGTGGCACGACGAGGCCATGGCCACGGTGACGGCGATCAAGTCGGCCGGCCAGAAGCGCGAGGTGAAGGTCAAGCCGGTCACGGCCAAGGGCGATCTGGTGTCCGAGGCCATCATCGGCACCGCCAAGCGCCAGAAGTGCGACCTGATCGTGATGGCCTCGCACGGTCGGCGCGGCATCAAGCGGCTGCTGCTGGGCAGCGAAACCCAGCAGGTGCTCACGCACTCGCACGTGCCGGTGCTCGTGCTCAGGTGA
- the fnr gene encoding fumarate/nitrate reduction transcriptional regulator Fnr: MDVHRIKVACSGCNLRELCLPMGLNPDEMDKLDHLVSTRKRIKRGDALFSAGDSFTSLYAVRSGFFKTRVTSPDGRDQVTGFQMAGEIIGLDGIVNDRHSCDAVALEDAEVCVMPFDEVEALSREFTTLQHHVHRIMSREIVRDHSVMLLLGSMRAEERLAAFLLNLVQRLQARGFSPSEFNLRMTREEIGSYLGMKLETVSRTFSKFVDDGVIEVKQRYVHIKDTEALRRIVNPQTCG, translated from the coding sequence ATGGACGTCCATCGCATCAAAGTGGCCTGTTCGGGCTGCAATCTGCGCGAGTTGTGCCTGCCCATGGGTCTCAACCCCGACGAGATGGACAAGCTCGACCACCTCGTCTCCACGCGCAAGCGCATCAAGCGCGGCGATGCGCTGTTCTCCGCGGGCGACAGCTTCACCTCGCTCTATGCCGTGCGCTCGGGCTTCTTCAAGACCCGCGTCACCAGCCCCGACGGCCGCGACCAGGTCACGGGCTTTCAGATGGCGGGCGAGATCATCGGCCTCGACGGCATCGTCAACGACCGCCACTCGTGCGACGCCGTGGCGCTCGAAGACGCCGAGGTCTGTGTGATGCCCTTCGACGAGGTCGAGGCGCTGTCGCGCGAGTTCACCACGCTGCAGCACCACGTGCACCGCATCATGAGCCGCGAGATCGTGCGGGACCACAGCGTGATGCTGCTGCTGGGCAGCATGCGCGCCGAGGAGCGCCTCGCGGCCTTCCTGCTCAACCTGGTGCAGCGCCTGCAGGCGCGCGGTTTTTCGCCGTCCGAGTTCAACCTGCGCATGACGCGCGAGGAGATCGGCAGCTACCTGGGCATGAAGCTCGAAACCGTCAGCCGCACGTTCTCGAAGTTCGTCGACGACGGCGTGATCGAGGTCAAGCAGCGCTACGTGCACATCAAGGACACCGAGGCGCTGCGGCGCATCGTGAACCCTCAGACCTGCGGCTGA
- the ccoO gene encoding cytochrome-c oxidase, cbb3-type subunit II, whose amino-acid sequence MANAEKTTGFSHERIETSNFLMIVLIVLVIAVGGLVEIVPLFFQKSTTQPVEGLKPYTALQLAGRDVYVKEGCYNCHSQMIRPFQAETLRYGHYSVAGEFVYDRPFQWGSKRTGPDLARVGGRYSDEWHRIHLNNPRDLVPESNMPAYSWLDKKPVKADGLPRRMEVLRSLGAPYSDDEIKGSVEAVQGKTELDALVAYLQVLGTAMK is encoded by the coding sequence ATGGCCAATGCAGAAAAAACCACCGGTTTCTCCCACGAGCGGATCGAGACCAGCAACTTCCTCATGATCGTGCTGATCGTGCTGGTGATCGCCGTCGGCGGTCTGGTCGAGATCGTGCCGCTGTTCTTCCAGAAGTCGACCACGCAACCCGTGGAAGGCTTGAAGCCCTACACCGCGCTGCAGCTCGCGGGCCGCGACGTGTACGTGAAAGAGGGCTGCTACAACTGCCACTCGCAGATGATCCGCCCCTTCCAGGCCGAGACGCTGCGCTACGGCCACTACTCGGTGGCGGGCGAGTTCGTCTACGACCGGCCCTTCCAGTGGGGCAGCAAGCGCACCGGCCCCGACCTGGCGCGCGTGGGCGGCCGCTACAGCGACGAGTGGCACCGCATCCACCTGAACAACCCGCGCGATCTGGTGCCCGAGTCGAACATGCCGGCCTATTCCTGGCTCGACAAGAAGCCCGTGAAGGCCGACGGCCTGCCGCGCCGCATGGAAGTGCTGCGCAGCCTGGGCGCGCCCTACAGCGACGACGAGATCAAGGGCTCGGTGGAAGCCGTTCAGGGCAAGACCGAACTCGACGCCCTGGTGGCCTACCTGCAGGTGCTCGGCACCGCGATGAAGTGA
- a CDS encoding cbb3-type cytochrome oxidase subunit 3, giving the protein MDINILRSLVTVISLGVFVGIVAWAWSRRNQARFDEAARLPFQDE; this is encoded by the coding sequence ATGGACATCAACATCCTGCGCTCGCTGGTCACGGTGATCAGCCTGGGCGTGTTCGTGGGCATCGTGGCCTGGGCCTGGTCGCGCCGCAACCAGGCACGCTTCGACGAGGCCGCACGGCTGCCGTTCCAGGACGAATGA
- the ccoP gene encoding cytochrome-c oxidase, cbb3-type subunit III, which produces MSDFTSDFWHLYVAGLTLVSIIACALLLWISGKAKVKAHQDNTTGHVWDEDLRELNNPLPKWWVYLFVITVVFALAYGLLYPMFGRYAGVLGWSSQGQHTAEVQRQQAAIAPLYAEFRGQPPEKLAGDAKAMAIGERLFMNNCAQCHGSDARGSKGFPNLTDSDWLHGGDPATITKTITEGRQAMMPPMAAAVGSAEDVRNLAHYVLSLSGSPHDALRASQGQAKFAACAACHGANGKGNTAIGAPNLTDDIWLHGWGEEAVVRAVTKGISNHMPAQNQLLTADQIHVLTAYVWGLSNRPAQ; this is translated from the coding sequence ATGAGCGACTTCACTAGCGACTTCTGGCATCTCTACGTGGCCGGCCTCACGCTGGTCAGCATCATCGCCTGCGCCCTGCTGCTGTGGATCAGCGGCAAGGCCAAGGTCAAGGCGCACCAGGACAACACCACCGGTCACGTCTGGGACGAGGACCTGCGCGAGCTCAACAACCCGCTGCCCAAGTGGTGGGTCTACCTCTTCGTCATCACCGTGGTTTTTGCGCTGGCCTACGGCCTGCTGTATCCCATGTTCGGCCGCTACGCGGGCGTGCTGGGCTGGAGCTCGCAGGGCCAGCACACGGCCGAGGTGCAGCGCCAGCAGGCGGCCATCGCGCCCCTGTACGCCGAGTTCCGCGGCCAGCCCCCTGAAAAGCTCGCGGGCGACGCCAAGGCCATGGCCATCGGCGAGCGCCTGTTCATGAACAACTGCGCCCAGTGCCATGGCTCGGACGCGCGCGGCTCCAAGGGCTTCCCCAACCTCACTGACAGCGACTGGCTGCACGGCGGCGATCCCGCCACCATCACCAAGACCATCACCGAGGGCCGCCAGGCCATGATGCCGCCCATGGCCGCCGCCGTGGGCAGTGCCGAGGACGTGCGCAACCTCGCGCACTACGTGCTCAGCCTCTCGGGCAGCCCGCACGATGCGCTGCGCGCCTCGCAGGGCCAGGCCAAGTTCGCGGCCTGCGCCGCCTGCCACGGCGCCAACGGCAAGGGCAACACCGCGATCGGCGCGCCCAACCTCACCGACGACATCTGGCTGCACGGCTGGGGCGAAGAGGCGGTGGTGCGCGCGGTGACCAAGGGCATCAGCAACCACATGCCGGCGCAGAACCAGCTGCTCACGGCCGACCAGATCCACGTGCTGACCGCCTACGTCTGGGGCCTGTCGAACCGTCCTGCCCAGTGA
- the ccoG gene encoding cytochrome c oxidase accessory protein CcoG, with protein MSQPADAGTPRVIPIQPVPATPGAGDEEVMVSLYASRQKIHPRSVSGLFSKWRWALVWATQLLFYGLPWLQWNGRQAVLFDLEARRFFIFPLVLYPQDFIYLTGLLVISALALFLFTAVAGRLWCGYACPQTVYTEMFLWIERRVEGDRSARLRLDAAPLSAGKVGKKALKHGLWAAVGLWTGFTFVGYFTPIRELSGLVATFALGPWQTFWVLFYGFATYGNAGFLREQVCKYMCPYARFQSAMFDKDTMIVTYDARRGEPRGARSKKADPQALGLGACVDCTLCVQVCPTGIDIRKGLQYECIGCGACIDVCDDVMDKVGYPRGLIRYTTQNGLAQGWSRAQMLRRALRPRVLVYGGILAAITLAVLGSLALRVPLKVDVIRDRGALAREVGQGRIENVYRLQIMNATEVPQTYRVRVEGLPGIELASDALVHVDPAEVRSVAARVQLPPGAAGSGSHPIVFDVSAPQEAGLQVREKTTFLVPR; from the coding sequence ATGAGCCAGCCGGCCGACGCAGGCACCCCGCGCGTCATCCCCATCCAGCCCGTGCCCGCCACCCCGGGCGCGGGCGACGAGGAGGTGATGGTCTCGCTCTACGCCTCGCGCCAGAAGATCCATCCGCGCTCGGTGTCGGGCCTGTTCTCTAAGTGGCGCTGGGCCCTGGTCTGGGCCACGCAACTGCTCTTCTACGGCCTGCCCTGGCTGCAGTGGAACGGGCGCCAGGCCGTGCTGTTCGACCTCGAAGCGCGGCGCTTCTTCATCTTCCCGCTGGTGCTCTACCCGCAGGACTTCATCTACCTCACGGGGCTGCTGGTCATCTCGGCGCTCGCGCTGTTCCTGTTCACCGCGGTGGCCGGGCGCCTGTGGTGCGGCTACGCCTGCCCGCAGACGGTCTACACCGAGATGTTCCTGTGGATCGAGCGCCGCGTGGAAGGCGACCGCAGCGCGCGCCTGCGCCTGGACGCCGCGCCGCTGAGCGCGGGCAAAGTCGGCAAGAAGGCGCTCAAGCACGGGCTGTGGGCCGCGGTGGGCCTGTGGACCGGCTTCACCTTCGTCGGTTACTTCACGCCCATTCGCGAGCTCTCGGGGCTGGTTGCCACGTTCGCGCTCGGGCCCTGGCAGACCTTCTGGGTGCTGTTCTACGGTTTCGCCACCTATGGCAATGCCGGCTTCCTGCGCGAGCAGGTGTGCAAGTACATGTGCCCTTACGCGCGCTTCCAGAGCGCGATGTTCGACAAGGACACGATGATCGTGACCTACGACGCCCGGCGTGGCGAGCCGCGAGGCGCGCGCAGCAAGAAGGCCGATCCCCAGGCCCTGGGCCTGGGCGCCTGCGTGGACTGCACGCTGTGCGTGCAGGTCTGCCCCACGGGCATCGACATCCGCAAGGGCCTGCAGTACGAGTGCATCGGCTGCGGCGCGTGCATCGACGTGTGCGACGACGTGATGGACAAGGTGGGCTACCCGCGCGGCCTGATCCGTTACACCACCCAGAACGGACTCGCCCAGGGCTGGAGCCGTGCGCAGATGCTGCGCCGCGCGCTGCGCCCGCGCGTGCTGGTGTACGGCGGCATCCTGGCCGCGATCACGCTCGCGGTGCTCGGCAGCCTGGCGCTGCGTGTGCCGCTCAAGGTCGACGTGATCCGCGACCGCGGCGCGCTGGCGCGCGAGGTGGGGCAGGGCCGCATCGAGAATGTCTACCGGCTGCAGATCATGAACGCCACCGAAGTTCCTCAGACTTACCGGGTCCGGGTCGAAGGCCTGCCGGGCATCGAACTCGCGTCCGACGCGCTGGTGCATGTCGACCCGGCCGAGGTGCGCTCGGTGGCCGCGCGGGTGCAGTTGCCGCCGGGCGCGGCCGGCAGCGGCTCGCACCCCATCGTCTTCGACGTGAGCGCGCCGCAGGAGGCCGGCCTGCAGGTGCGCGAGAAGACCACCTTCCTCGTGCCCCGCTGA
- the ccoS gene encoding cbb3-type cytochrome oxidase assembly protein CcoS: MDVLYLLIPLSVLIVFGVIGLFWWALQAGQFDHVDREGERILTDE, encoded by the coding sequence ATGGACGTGCTCTATCTCCTCATCCCGCTGTCGGTGCTGATCGTGTTCGGCGTCATCGGCCTGTTCTGGTGGGCCCTGCAGGCAGGCCAGTTCGACCACGTGGACCGCGAAGGCGAGCGGATCCTCACGGACGAATGA
- a CDS encoding heavy metal translocating P-type ATPase, with the protein MSSATWLSDHRGPLTVNDDFAVLDDPVEQSAFTEAVEAEGACTAQRESVLVVQGMYCAACADAIEGALDGVPGVALARVHAATRRLQLRWDPAVTRLSELAVRVGERGYRLLPLQQALSIDQRLRETRQALWRLFVAGFCMMQVMMYAWPAYVAAPGDIPPDIGQLLRWASWVISVPVVFFASGPFFQRAWADLKARRIGMDTPVSVGILVTFLVSSAATFDPSGPWGHEVWYDSLTMFVFFLLGGRYLEARLRERTAGALDALINRLPASCERERADGTRETVSVRRLAAGDVVHVRAGEAFPGDGVLLDAHATVDEALLTGESRPLARRCGDALVAGSLNLAGLARMRLDRVGSDTRYAHIVRLMERAATERPRLAELADRIAGPFLVLVMLAAAAAGIAWWQIDPSKSLAVAVAVLIVTCPCALSLATPAAMLASAGALARRGVLIRRLQAFEAMASVNAVVFDKTGTLTHDHLVLRDLHLRTGADRTQVLALAAALARGSLHPVARGVMAVVPAELPLPALEGLREEPGQGVEARLPDGRRVRLGSALFIGTMPELDVDGPRTYLADDHGWLATIGFSEGLREDARAAVQRLRQLGIQTWLISGDRAAPAHHVAQAVGVDHVLAEATPERKLQEVQALQQRGWRIAMVGDGLNDGPVLAWADASFALGRAAPLAQARSDAVVQGGRVMDVVDTLLLARRTLRVVRQNLVWAAVYNAVCIPLALIGWMPPWLAGLGMAASSLLVIANAWRLSR; encoded by the coding sequence ATGAGTTCCGCCACCTGGTTGAGCGACCACCGGGGGCCGCTGACGGTCAACGACGATTTCGCGGTGCTCGACGACCCGGTCGAGCAGTCGGCCTTCACCGAAGCGGTGGAGGCGGAAGGCGCGTGCACGGCCCAGCGCGAATCGGTGCTGGTGGTGCAGGGCATGTACTGCGCGGCCTGCGCCGACGCGATCGAGGGCGCGCTCGACGGTGTCCCCGGTGTGGCGCTCGCGCGGGTGCACGCGGCCACGCGCCGCCTGCAACTGCGCTGGGACCCGGCGGTCACGCGGCTGTCCGAACTGGCCGTGCGCGTGGGCGAACGCGGCTACCGCCTGTTGCCGCTGCAGCAGGCCCTGTCCATCGACCAGCGCCTGCGCGAGACGCGCCAGGCGCTGTGGCGCCTGTTCGTGGCCGGCTTCTGCATGATGCAGGTCATGATGTACGCGTGGCCGGCCTACGTGGCCGCGCCCGGCGACATCCCGCCCGACATCGGCCAGCTGCTGCGCTGGGCCAGCTGGGTCATCAGCGTGCCGGTGGTGTTCTTCGCAAGCGGCCCGTTCTTCCAGCGCGCCTGGGCCGACCTCAAGGCGCGGCGCATCGGCATGGACACGCCGGTGTCGGTGGGCATCCTCGTGACCTTCCTGGTGAGCTCGGCCGCCACCTTCGACCCGAGCGGGCCCTGGGGCCACGAGGTCTGGTACGACTCGCTCACCATGTTCGTGTTCTTCCTGCTCGGCGGGCGCTACCTCGAGGCGCGGCTGCGCGAGCGCACCGCCGGGGCGCTCGACGCGCTCATCAACCGCCTGCCCGCCTCGTGCGAGCGCGAGCGCGCCGACGGCACGCGCGAGACCGTGTCGGTGCGCCGCCTCGCGGCCGGCGACGTGGTGCACGTGCGCGCGGGCGAGGCCTTTCCGGGCGACGGCGTGCTGCTCGACGCGCACGCCACGGTCGACGAGGCCCTGCTCACCGGCGAGTCGCGCCCGCTCGCGCGCCGCTGCGGCGACGCCCTGGTGGCCGGCAGCCTCAACCTCGCGGGCCTGGCGCGCATGCGGCTCGACCGCGTGGGGTCCGACACGCGCTACGCCCACATCGTGCGCCTGATGGAGCGCGCCGCCACCGAGCGGCCGCGCCTGGCCGAACTGGCCGACCGCATCGCCGGGCCCTTCCTGGTGCTGGTGATGCTCGCGGCCGCCGCGGCCGGCATCGCCTGGTGGCAGATCGACCCGTCAAAGTCGCTGGCGGTCGCGGTGGCGGTGCTCATCGTCACCTGCCCATGCGCGCTGTCGCTCGCCACGCCCGCGGCCATGCTGGCCTCGGCGGGCGCGCTCGCGCGCCGCGGCGTGCTGATCCGCCGGCTGCAGGCCTTCGAGGCCATGGCCTCGGTGAACGCGGTGGTGTTCGACAAGACCGGCACGCTCACGCACGACCACCTGGTGCTGCGCGACCTGCACCTGCGCACCGGGGCCGACCGCACCCAGGTGCTGGCGCTGGCCGCAGCGCTGGCTCGCGGCTCGCTGCACCCGGTGGCGCGCGGCGTGATGGCTGTGGTGCCGGCCGAGCTGCCCCTGCCCGCGCTCGAGGGCCTGCGCGAAGAGCCGGGGCAGGGCGTGGAGGCGCGACTGCCCGACGGCCGCCGCGTGCGCCTGGGCTCGGCGCTGTTCATCGGCACCATGCCCGAGCTCGACGTGGACGGCCCGCGCACCTACCTGGCCGACGACCACGGCTGGCTGGCCACCATCGGCTTCAGCGAAGGCCTGCGCGAAGACGCGCGCGCCGCGGTGCAGCGGCTGCGCCAGCTCGGCATCCAGACCTGGCTGATCTCGGGCGACCGCGCCGCGCCGGCGCACCACGTGGCGCAGGCCGTGGGCGTGGACCACGTGCTGGCCGAGGCCACGCCCGAGCGCAAGCTGCAGGAAGTGCAGGCCCTGCAACAGCGCGGCTGGCGCATCGCCATGGTGGGCGACGGTCTCAACGACGGGCCGGTGCTGGCCTGGGCCGACGCGTCCTTCGCGCTCGGCCGCGCCGCGCCGCTGGCGCAGGCGCGCAGCGACGCGGTGGTGCAGGGCGGGCGCGTGATGGACGTGGTCGACACCCTGCTGCTGGCGCGCCGCACGCTGCGCGTGGTGCGCCAGAACCTGGTCTGGGCCGCGGTGTACAACGCGGTCTGCATCCCGCTGGCCCTGATCGGCTGGATGCCCCCCTGGCTCGCGGGCCTGGGCATGGCCGCCAGCTCACTGCTGGTGATCGCCAACGCCTGGCGCCTGAGCCGCTGA
- the ccoN gene encoding cytochrome-c oxidase, cbb3-type subunit I, translating to MAFNDKATAQAAVYNDKVVRQFAIATVIWGVVGMLVGVIIAAQLTWPALNLGIEWLSYGRLRPLHTNAVIFAFGGCGLFAASYYVVQRTCHTRLFSDTLAAFTFWGWQLVIVAAAITLPLGITQGKEYAELEWPIDLLIAAVWVAYAVVFFGTVGMRKVRHIYVANWFFGAFILAVAVLHIVNSAAVPVDLFKSYSAYAGVQDAMVQWWYGHNAVGFFLTAGFLGMMYYFIPKQAERPVYSYRLSIVHFWALIFTYMWAGPHHLHYTALPDWAQSVGMVFSLILLAPSWGGMINGIMTLSGAWHKLRDDPILRFLIVSLSFYGMSTFEGPMMSIKTVNALSHYTDWTIGHVHSGALGWVGLVTMGSMYYLIPRLYGQKKMYSVPAIELHFWIATVGIVLYIAAMWIAGVMQGLMWRSVNPDGSLTYTFVESVKATFPFYVIRLAGGVLYLAGMGVMLWNTIMTARQGRIEPVRIPAAQTAHA from the coding sequence ATGGCCTTCAACGACAAGGCAACCGCGCAAGCCGCGGTCTACAACGACAAGGTGGTCCGGCAATTCGCCATCGCCACCGTGATCTGGGGCGTGGTGGGGATGCTGGTGGGCGTGATCATCGCCGCGCAGCTGACCTGGCCCGCGCTCAACCTGGGCATCGAATGGCTCAGCTACGGCCGGCTGCGGCCGCTGCACACCAACGCGGTGATCTTCGCCTTCGGCGGCTGCGGCCTGTTCGCAGCCAGCTACTACGTGGTGCAGCGCACCTGCCACACGCGCCTGTTCTCCGACACGCTGGCGGCCTTCACCTTCTGGGGCTGGCAGCTGGTGATCGTGGCCGCGGCGATCACGCTGCCGCTGGGCATCACGCAGGGCAAGGAATACGCCGAGCTCGAGTGGCCGATCGACCTGCTGATCGCCGCCGTGTGGGTGGCCTACGCGGTGGTGTTCTTCGGCACCGTGGGCATGCGCAAGGTGCGCCACATCTACGTGGCCAACTGGTTCTTCGGCGCCTTCATCCTGGCCGTGGCGGTGCTGCACATCGTCAACAGCGCCGCGGTGCCCGTGGACCTGTTCAAGAGCTACTCGGCCTACGCGGGCGTGCAGGACGCGATGGTGCAGTGGTGGTACGGCCACAACGCCGTGGGCTTCTTCCTCACGGCCGGCTTCCTCGGGATGATGTACTACTTCATTCCCAAGCAGGCCGAGCGCCCGGTGTATTCGTACCGGCTGTCCATCGTGCACTTCTGGGCCCTGATCTTCACCTACATGTGGGCGGGCCCCCACCACCTGCACTACACCGCGCTGCCCGACTGGGCGCAATCGGTGGGCATGGTGTTCTCGCTGATCCTGCTCGCGCCGAGCTGGGGCGGCATGATCAACGGCATCATGACCCTCTCGGGCGCCTGGCACAAACTGCGCGACGACCCGATCCTGCGTTTCCTGATCGTCTCGCTCTCGTTCTACGGCATGTCGACCTTCGAGGGCCCGATGATGTCGATCAAGACGGTCAACGCGCTGTCGCACTACACCGACTGGACCATCGGCCACGTGCACTCGGGCGCGCTGGGCTGGGTGGGCCTGGTCACCATGGGCTCCATGTACTACCTGATCCCGCGCCTGTACGGCCAGAAGAAGATGTACTCGGTGCCCGCGATCGAGCTGCACTTCTGGATCGCCACCGTCGGCATCGTGCTCTACATCGCCGCGATGTGGATCGCCGGTGTGATGCAGGGCCTGATGTGGCGTTCGGTCAACCCCGACGGCAGCCTCACCTACACCTTCGTCGAGTCGGTCAAGGCCACGTTCCCCTTCTACGTGATCCGCCTCGCCGGTGGCGTGCTCTACCTCGCCGGCATGGGCGTGATGCTGTGGAACACCATCATGACCGCGCGCCAGGGCCGCATCGAGCCCGTGCGCATCCCTGCCGCCCAAACCGCCCACGCCTGA
- a CDS encoding nitrogen fixation protein FixH yields the protein MNAESNPVTHPVPWWRVGPMWLVVGGPLAVVVAAIATAVIAVHGADPVIDKGEYEATLQQARALQGAEREAALIKLQPAHQARNHAASPVAREP from the coding sequence ATGAACGCCGAATCGAACCCTGTCACCCACCCCGTGCCCTGGTGGCGCGTGGGCCCCATGTGGCTGGTCGTGGGCGGGCCGCTGGCCGTGGTGGTGGCGGCCATCGCCACCGCCGTCATCGCCGTCCACGGCGCCGACCCCGTGATCGACAAGGGCGAGTACGAGGCCACGCTGCAGCAGGCCCGTGCGCTGCAGGGCGCCGAGCGCGAAGCAGCGCTCATCAAGCTGCAACCCGCGCACCAGGCGCGCAACCACGCCGCCTCCCCGGTGGCACGGGAGCCCTGA
- the hemN gene encoding oxygen-independent coproporphyrinogen III oxidase: protein MSHAISDDLLKRYDVPGPRYTSYPTADRFVEAFTEQDYRQALEQRRAGSLALPLSVYVHVPFCESVCYYCACNKVITKHHSRGAEYLRHLSRELELQIEHLGSGQSVSQLHLGGGTPTFLSDAELEDLMAMLKRHFRLVPGGEYSIEVDPRTVNATRLQTLQRLGFNRLSFGVQDFDPAVQKAVHRIQPASQVFELMAAARRIGFESVNVDLIYGLPLQTPESFRRTLAQLAELRPDRVALYGYAHLPARFKPQRRIVSAELPGAADKLAMLSASLDALGEAGYVYVGMDHFALPDDALAVAKRQGRLHRNFQGYSTQPDCDLIALGVSAIGRVGATYSQNAKTLDEYVDLLDQGRLPIVRGLALSRDDLMRRAVIMSIMCQGVLLYESIDQGHLVDSRRYFARELEQLEDFAEQGLVRIDDAGVHVTERGWYLVRAIAMVFDRHLQVDQDRARFSRIL, encoded by the coding sequence GTGAGCCACGCCATTTCCGACGACCTGCTCAAGCGCTACGACGTGCCGGGGCCTCGCTACACCTCGTACCCCACGGCCGACCGTTTCGTCGAAGCCTTCACCGAGCAGGACTACCGCCAGGCCCTGGAGCAGCGCCGCGCGGGCTCGCTCGCGCTGCCGCTGTCGGTCTACGTGCACGTGCCTTTCTGCGAATCGGTTTGTTACTACTGCGCCTGCAACAAGGTCATCACCAAACACCATTCGCGCGGCGCCGAGTACCTGCGCCACCTCTCGCGCGAGCTCGAGCTGCAGATCGAGCACCTGGGCTCGGGGCAGTCGGTGTCCCAGCTGCACCTGGGCGGCGGCACACCCACCTTTCTGTCCGACGCCGAGCTCGAAGACCTGATGGCCATGCTCAAGCGCCACTTCCGGCTGGTGCCGGGCGGTGAGTACTCGATCGAGGTCGATCCGCGCACCGTGAACGCCACGCGCCTGCAGACGCTGCAGCGCCTGGGTTTCAACCGCCTGAGCTTCGGCGTGCAGGACTTCGACCCCGCGGTGCAGAAGGCCGTGCACCGCATCCAGCCCGCCTCGCAGGTGTTCGAGCTCATGGCCGCGGCGCGCCGCATCGGCTTCGAATCCGTGAACGTGGACCTGATCTACGGCCTGCCCCTGCAGACGCCCGAGTCGTTCAGGCGCACGCTGGCGCAGCTCGCCGAACTGCGGCCCGACCGCGTGGCCCTGTATGGCTACGCGCACCTGCCTGCGCGCTTCAAGCCGCAGCGGCGCATCGTGTCGGCCGAACTGCCCGGTGCGGCCGACAAGCTCGCCATGCTCTCGGCCTCGCTCGACGCACTCGGCGAGGCGGGCTACGTTTACGTGGGCATGGACCACTTCGCGCTGCCCGACGACGCGCTGGCCGTGGCCAAGCGCCAGGGCCGGCTGCACCGCAACTTCCAGGGCTACAGCACCCAGCCCGACTGCGACCTGATCGCGCTCGGCGTGTCGGCCATCGGCCGCGTGGGCGCGACCTACAGCCAGAACGCCAAGACGCTCGACGAGTACGTGGACCTGCTCGACCAGGGGCGGCTGCCCATCGTGCGCGGCCTCGCGCTCTCGCGCGACGACCTCATGCGCCGCGCGGTCATCATGTCCATCATGTGCCAGGGCGTGCTGTTGTACGAATCCATCGACCAGGGCCACCTGGTGGACAGCCGCCGCTACTTCGCGCGCGAGCTCGAGCAGCTCGAGGACTTCGCCGAACAGGGCCTGGTGCGCATCGACGACGCCGGCGTGCACGTGACCGAGCGCGGTTGGTACCTGGTGCGCGCGATCGCGATGGTCTTCGACCGCCACCTGCAGGTGGACCAGGACCGGGCCCGGTTCTCGCGCATCCTCTGA